A window of Saccharomyces eubayanus strain FM1318 chromosome XII, whole genome shotgun sequence contains these coding sequences:
- the SPP382 gene encoding mRNA splicing protein SPP382 has protein sequence MADSESDSGKDFLFKRRRIDPYNFSDEEEKNDESSASNTMEYENGTFNMSNKSNPVDSKLSKRYGIGAKLLSKMGYVSGKGLGKDGSGIATPIETQSRPMHNAGLGMFSETVASNYRSEDEEQLSSGDEMAEGVKQVKFNKTSTEILGEPPFHDSVDITIVRTLRELKIAGVQLPEKITKELNPISEIPKSKKDVFLKTLQELLNIEKSLETIYDRTSPLELQIKELDEQMALLSDLEITLKDESRHNTLFDKFSAVLKMSDDDLIDRLASNLLSKELLIELDWDPLENPNSKLDELTLIIELLTYRMDTASKFLNRTQTAIFKIIYPKLEKFWKEFDLTKSKIDNTITLLLDFEQVLTFIECKKHIMEQYIYPKLLFSLDNWELQDEEGLVSPRIWVLDFIVLIDDRTREVIVTKIEAKFFSYCQNWYHRESFCISSSDIIFIRELLGESKYYQILNKELLPKFLDELWERHNDPIFELEDWKVEDDVNREEKESGFFYFVRKLRNYAYYFHPKQYELLIRGTFNSINKLLYQWHIYCSVEDLHRSKWWLNWLINVMFKDRLPTEVELLEIRKSYEILVMSDSFHVNRSTLNEDFDLRKSLRNVTEMQAIGDDSKIEHEPTYTIQNIPLTKVSSSFKDVVEDYCLEKGYLISKLSNRYTQLPYGRDQDSVVPLFEIRSGKRTVAVAIKDDVLWLEDSDGTFTPTYLWELSI, from the coding sequence ATGGCAGATTCGGAGTCCGATAGTGGTAAGGATTTCTtatttaaaagaagaaggattGATCCCTATAATTTCAGCGATGAAGAGgagaaaaatgatgaatCAAGCGCAAGTAATACCATGGAATATGAAAACGGTACCTTCAATATGAGTAATAAAAGCAATCCGGTGGACTCAAAACTATCAAAGAGATATGGTATCGGTGCCAAGTTACTATCGAAAATGGGATATGTTTCCGGAAAAGGGCTTGGTAAGGATGGTTCTGGTATAGCGACGCCGATCGAGACTCAAAGCCGACCAATGCATAATGCTGGCCTAGGAATGTTTTCAGAAACTGTTGCCAGCAACTATCGTAGCGAAGATGAGGAGCAATTAAGTTCCGGAGATGAGATGGCAGAAGGCGTAAAGCAAGTAAAATTCAATAAGACTTCGACCGAGATTTTAGGTGAGCCACCGTTTCATGATTCTGTCGATATAACTATAGTACGAACACTAAGAGAGCTGAAAATAGCTGGGGTACAATTACCCGAGAAGATAACAAAGGAATTGAACCCTATAAGTGAAATACCGAAATCGAAAAAGGATgtatttttgaagacaTTACAAGAACTACtgaatatagaaaaaagttTGGAAACTATTTATGATCGTACCTCTCCTTTGGAACTacaaattaaagaattAGATGAGCAAATGGCGCTCCTCTCTGATTTAGAAATCACTTTGAAGGATGAGAGTAGACACAATACACTCTTTGACAAATTTAGTGCAGTATTAAAAATGTCCGACGACGATCTTATAGACAGATTAGCTTCTAATCTATTGAGCAAAGAACTGCTCATAGAGTTGGACTGGGATCCTCTAGAAAACCCAAACAGTAAACTCGACGAACTAACTTTGATTATAGAATTGCTAACATATAGAATGGATACGGCGTCGAAGTTTTTAAACAGGACACAAACTGCTATATTTAAAATAATATATCCCAAACTTgagaaattttggaaagaatttgatttaacaaaatcaaaaatcgATAATACAATTACATTGTTACTGGATTTTGAGCAGGTATTGACTTTTATTGAATGTAAGAAACACATTATGGAGCAGTACATTTATCCGAAACTGTTATTTTCGCTGGACAATTGGGAACttcaagatgaagaagggCTTGTTTCACCAAGAATCTGGGTTTTAGACTTTATCGTTCTGATTGATGATAGGACGAGGGAAGTAATTGTAACAAAGATCGAAGCcaagtttttttcttactgCCAAAATTGGTACCATAGGGAATCATTTTGTATATCCAGTTCTGATATAATATTTATTAGGGAGCTTCTGGGCGAATCgaaatattatcaaattcTAAACAAGGAACTTCTTCCCAAATTTCTAGATGAATTATGGGAAAGACATAACGATCCTATATTTGAATTAGAAGATTGGAAAGTAGAAGATGATGTTAATcgtgaagaaaaagaatcaggcttcttttattttgtaaGGAAATTGAGAAACTATGcatattattttcatccTAAGCAATATGAACTGCTGATACGAGGAACGTTCAATAGTATAAACAAACTTCTTTATCAATGGCATATCTATTGTTCGGTAGAAGACTTACACAGGTCCAAATGGTGGCTTAATTGGCTAATCAACGTGATGTTTAAAGACCGTTTACCGACAGAAGTAGAGCTGTTAGAGATTAGAAAGAGTTATGAAATATTAGTCATGTCTGACAGCTTTCATGTTAATAGATCTACCCTaaatgaagattttgatCTAAGAAAAAGTTTGCGAAACGTGACGGAAATGCAAGCAATTGGCGATGATAGTAAAATTGAACACGAACCTACTTATACTATACAGAACATTCCGCTTACAAAAGTCTCTAGTTCATTCAAGGACGTAGTGGAAGACTATTGCCTGGAAAAAGGTTATCTGATTAGTAAACTATCAAACAGGTATACTCAATTGCCATATGGCCGGGATCAAGATAGTGTGGTCCCTTTGTTTGAAATTCGAAGCGGAAAGAGAACGGTAGCTGTGGCAATAAAGGATGACGTTCTTTGGTTAGAAGATTCCGACGGAACGTTTACGCCAACTTATTTATGGGAGCTaagtatataa
- the TUS1 gene encoding Rho family guanine nucleotide exchange factor TUS1 → MYRYNKGSPLERTPQKRVSRHENRRNSIELPKLPPLNTRNSFLDDSDNGTDNVSIGWTPISDNQQYPSPIPQAFTFASKHHIRGNVTSSTESTPKSAKHMKERRPPPLLHTNETLLLGSPMASPGSWSRERPPSRLPFVGDPEVRDYIDDTSNHSTTLKSPFVNDFSSLSMKSPTDSIKCQNRFSDEFNPRHHEREKALPPIPSSTTLLLSPFNDEDSEFFTKPPPPLSTSRNISGHSRVSESLESVYSDSDYTFNNSNARQSSFNSLLGAKPLELAPSITAPTQPFSIQSIDEHKLYQCDNVHKLSGIYEWILKVYFEWFNECVFTKIDLFQIVQLLLEFQMPKNFDQDTIDSNVDNIMASLIAQEAVRFDIINDEEIAVVVAGLDVTGVFTELLPCYSFIDNTYGPTNSSICYSNVCTYGQISDFRKEIKISEIINKSVGLWTEYWHLTPEDLAEINPREVQRQSFIFDLIILEERSLNMATAAVEIYGKRFDTTLLPDEPEFKSLAFDIFEPLIQLHTEFLLTPIFWKLKTRGKFIDGIGKIYSKWCAEAKDIYLDYAKAMATVHEIITWEKKNKTRFVAWLKNIDNSVEITRSKMYHDVIFFGGFFKSLQNMPVTLRSILKNTDPSMEDYEYLKIVIKDVENLNFEVNQVHGLAIDHRKLVRFSKQLVLSTNSSNAASYVNVGGGSNTGEGDAIQDKLALGLTYPERKLILSGTVYKKRELWLDPTPVYIALLDNCLLITEEINKGESQRYKLIERPIPIDYLSLEKRRIAEDNTLPTRSYSQREHKSPIHSFSTPISSMRPLLRSSGNHVSTAYGDKKTSSTEISNANPNINEFTFKIRNTATGESFKFYTTTAEELSQWVGAIMESFKKNSEKHEVNPFEFTVLSSEFGYFDKDAPVNLPVAPEGSEIDVALKRYAQKIDEDPCSWSKTTRIMCCEDVKYEGKVYLLVATIDGVFIKCRDDYNHGFVKILETNDVKRMEASIKLGLLFVLDSKRLCYFSISNLLSSYIKEDSPDKSCIVGIVIKDKVRFFKLADDFGNSKHLFFERKGKIVILTPEFDQLTNKVKYFKFYKEYKLPSSSNNILNNEIEDITILRKSFAVCTKKTVILYQDSFEDNGIVLPSFLNDKEMMAHLRHPHLNNLPFKNVMDSKKRTSKESLTEEAKKDIATCKAIPVNFFQISQSKFFLLVYDEAVVKINCYGEMSDWRKDILLLDFCCTGASFHENHLILVGDNLIQIYDLKNIHQNLGELAPIQIIKGKKIKLASSETKEKTILVLSHPNILNRQLLVACNPVTILDHK, encoded by the coding sequence ATGTATCGATATAATAAAGGGTCTCCTCTTGAGAGAACACCGCAGAAACGAGTTAGCCGCCACGAGAATCGGCGTAACAGTATTGAATTACCAAAACTGCCACCTTTGAACACAAGAAACTCCTTTTTAGATGATTCTGATAACGGAACAGATAACGTCTCAATTGGCTGGACACCAATCAGTGACAATCAGCAATATCCAAGCCCGATCCCTCAAGCTTTTACTTTTGCGTCTAAACATCATATAAGAGGGAACGTTACAAGTTCGACAGAATCTACACCCAAATCAGCTAAACATATGAAAGAAAGGCGACCACCACCGCTTTTACATACCAATGAAACATTACTCTTAGGCTCACCCATGGCTTCTCCTGGATCTTGGTCCAGAGAAAGACCACCCAGTAGGTTACCTTTTGTAGGGGATCCAGAAGTACGAGATTACATAGACGACACGTCTAACCATTCCACAACCTTAAAATCACCATTTGTCAATGACTTTAGTTCACTTTCTATGAAATCTCCAACAGATAGTATCAAATGCCAGAATCGGTTTTCTGACGAATTTAATCCTCGGCATCATGAAAGAGAGAAAGCTTTGCCCCCCATTCCTTCCTCTACCACCCTTTTGCTATCCCCCTTTAACGATGAAGATtcagaatttttcaccaagCCACCACCACCTTTATCAACCTCCAGAAACATTAGCGGACATAGCAGAGTATCAGAGAGTTTAGAAAGTGTTTACTCGGATTCAGATTATACTTTTAATAATTCGAATGCAAGGCAAAGTAGTTTCAACTCCTTACTGGGCGCCAAACCGTTGGAGCTAGCACCCAGCATTACTGCCCCAACACAACCATTTTCTATCCAATCAATAGACGAACACAAACTTTACCAATGTGACAATGTTCACAAACTATCCGGTATCTACGAGTGGATTCTAAAAGTCTATTTTGAATGGTTTAACGAATGTGTGTTCACGAAAATCGACCTCTTCCAAATAGTCCAGTTACTGTTAGAGTTCCAGATGCCCAAGAATTTTGATCAAGATACAATAGACTCTAATGTCGATAATATCATGGCTTCTCTTATTGCACAAGAAGCGGTAAGATTTGATATAATCAATGATGAAGAGATAGCCGTGGTAGTAGCTGGCCTGGATGTCACTGGTGTCTTCACAGAGTTACTACCGTGCTATTCGTTCATTGATAACACCTATGGGCCTACCAATTCTTCAATCTGTTATTCTAACGTCTGTACATATGGACAAATCTCGGATTTTAGaaaggaaataaaaatttctgaaattataaataaatcCGTCGGACTTTGGACGGAATACTGGCATTTGACACCTGAAGATTTGGCGGAAATCAATCCACGTGAAGTTCAGCGACAGAGTTTCATCTTTGACCTGATCATTTTAGAAGAGAGATCTTTGAATATGGCTACCGCAGCCGTGGAAATCTATGGGAAACGGTTCGACACGACTTTACTTCCAGATGAGCCTGAGTTCAAATCTTTGGCATTTGATATCTTTGAGCCTCTGATACAGTTACATACTGAATTTCTGTTGACACCAATTTTCTGGAAGCTGAAAACAAGAGGTAAGTTTATTGATGGTATCGGGAAAATCTATTCAAAATGGTGCGCTGAAGCCAAGGATATATATTTGGATTATGCGAAGGCTATGGCAACCGTTCACGAAATTATAACAtgggagaaaaaaaacaagacaaGATTTGTTGCATGGCTTAAAAATATCGACAATTCTGTTGAAATTACAAGATCTAAGATGTATCACGACGTGATTTTTTTCGGTgggtttttcaaatctttacaGAATATGCCCGTGACTTTACGTTCGATACTGAAAAATACAGACCCTTCTATGGAGGATTATGAATATCTCAAAATAGTCATTAAAGATgtagaaaatttgaactttGAAGTAAATCAAGTTCACGGATTGGCGATTGACCACAGAAAATTAGTGAGATTCTCAAAACAGTTAGTATTGAGCACTAATAGTAGTAATGCAGCAAGTTATGTAAACGTTGGAGGTGGTTCTAATACTGGTGAAGGTGATGCTATTCAGGACAAGTTAGCCCTTGGATTAACTTATcctgaaagaaaattgataCTGTCCGGAACAGTTTACAAAAAGAGGGAACTATGGCTGGATCCAACTCCTGTGTATATTGCATTACTGGACAATTGCTTACTAATTACggaagaaataaataaaggCGAATCTCAAAGATATAAACTTATCGAGAGACCGATCCCCATAGATTACCTAAGTCTcgagaaaagaagaattgcGGAAGACAATACACTGCCCACGAGGAGTTACTCTCAAAGAGAACACAAATCACCTATACATTCGTTTTCGACACCCATTAGTTCAATGAGGCCTTTACTCAGAAGCTCTGGAAATCATGTATCAACAGCATACGGAGACAAAAAAACGAGTAGCACTGAAATTTCTAACGCGAACCCAAATATTAATGAATTCACattcaaaatcagaaaTACTGCTACAGGCGAATCTTTTAAATTCTATACAACTACTGCAGAGGAACTTAGCCAATGGGTCGGTGCTATCATGGAGTCatttaagaaaaattctGAAAAGCATGAGGTGAATCCGTTTGAGTTTACTGTGTTAAGTTCTGaatttggatattttgaCAAGGACGCGCCAGTAAATTTACCTGTAGCTCCAGAAGGCTCTGAAATCGATGTAGCATTGAAAAGGTATGCCCAAAAAATAGACGAGGATCCATGTTCGTGGAGTAAGACTACAAGGATAATGTGTTGTGAAGATGTCAAATATGAAGGTAAAGTCTACCTACTCGTAGCTACTATCGACGGTGTCTTTATAAAATGTAGAGACGACTATAATCACGGATTTGTGAAAATATTGGAGACGAATGATGTCAAAAGAATGGAAGCCAGTATTAAATTGGGGCTTTTGTTCGTTTTGGATAGCAAAAGACTGTGCTACTTTAGCATCTCGAATCTGCTAAGCTCCTATATTAAAGAAGATTCTCCGGATAAAAGTTGTATTGTGGGAATAGTAATCAAAGATAAGGTacgatttttcaaactcgCTGATGATTTCGGTAATTCCAAGCATCTGTTTTTTGAGAGAAAGGGGAAAATAGTTATATTGACACCCGAGTTTGATCAATTAACAAACAAAGTGAAGTATTTTAAATTCTACAAGGAGTACAAGCTTCCTAGTTCAAGTAACAACATTCTAAACAATGAAATCGAAGATATTACGATATTGAGGAAAAGTTTTGCAGTTTGTACGAAGAAAACAGTCATACTTTATCAAGATTCGTTCGAAGATAACGGGATAGTTTTGCCATCTTTTTTGAACGACAAGGAGATGATGGCACACTTAAGGCATCCCCACCTGAATAATCTACCGTTCAAAAACGTGATGGACTCGAAGAAACGCACATCTAAAGAATCACTTACCGAAGAAGCCAAAAAGGATATTGCTACTTGTAAAGCTATACCagtgaattttttccaaatctcgcaatccaaatttttcctGTTGGTATACGACGAAGCTGTAGTTAAGATAAACTGCTACGGTGAAATGTCAGATTGGAGAAAGGACATTCTACTGTTGGATTTTTGTTGCACTGGCGCAAGTTTTCATGAGAACCATTTGATTCTCGTTGGCGACAATTTAATACAAATATACGACCTGAAAAATATCCATCAAAACCTGGGCGAACTAGCTCCTATCCAAATAATCAAAGGCAAAAAGATAAAGCTAGCTAGttcagaaacaaaagaaaagacaatcCTTGTCTTGAGTCATCCAAACATACTTAACAGACAGCTGTTGGTTGCGTGTAACCCTGTAACCATCCTAGATCACAAATAA
- the MAG2 gene encoding RING-type E3 ubiquitin transferase MAG2, giving the protein MVELDMQKKAGGGSVSTEMDALNATNNNNKPGVPNTKRNVASRKKSGNKVPNGRDNAHNYHGQGRKQNNKQHKLRAPYKETSTDINDQDIDLSIQEEILGGNFKLRGRRTQVSINHLLNFQLPEVERERNSSSTNKKPTRRREEHVHLHGDSFVNVNYRLLVDDRFDYPEQSNDPNIPVDQEKILRVIVPKGQNCSICLSEEPVAPRMVTCGHIFCLSCLLNFFSIEETIKNKETGYTKKKKYKECPLCGSIIGPKRVKPVLYEDRFDVARLHNRPEPGATVNLQLMCKPHGSLLPLPVELHLDPLKCGDFPPASLGSIKHYAHIMKCDVSYSLELYQRDIDAIQEQYEIDKAIYNDSGKFVKRSVENINDQISTLLAATTESNPASNDINDGLANFHFDDDILSKYDDTSAYFFYQTLVASSTKYYLSPLDVKILLTIFHQYSKFPENIETTIENIHYDTVVTEQLIRRYKYIGHLPIGTEIALVDLDWRKIQFIPREIYEQFAHELKQRRRKFTMKKQKEDKEKKLYEKKLEQEHAEFYRKENGNPLKFEDSVQMATNYDSIMNSPIPLNSLGYSVLGSQEKVSSVPSKKKPSHTERTIWGTSIAVTEDERASKENKEFQDMLLQRMRQEDVPDATDSTDSPPTSNGRKAKKKKGKVMLFSSNHQALG; this is encoded by the coding sequence ATGGTCGAACTGGATATGCAGAAGAAGGCAGGTGGTGGCAGTGTTAGTACTGAAATGGACGCATTGAACGCTaccaataacaataataaaccaGGAGTTCCAAACACTAAGAGAAATGTTGCAAGTAGAAAGAAATCTGGGAATAAGGTACCCAATGGAAGAGATAACGCACATAATTATCATGGACAAGGTCGTAAGCAGAACAATAAGCAGCACAAACTAAGAGCGCCTTATAAGGAGACTTCTACTGATATAAATGATCAAGATATAGATTTATCTATACAGGAGGAAATTCTCGGTGGTAACTTCAAACTAAGAGGCAGGAGAACGCAAGTTTCGATTAACCATTTATTAAACTTCCAACTGCCTGAGGTCGAAAGAGAAAGGAACAGTTCTTCCACTAATAAGAAACCGACTAGAAGACGTGAAGAGCACGTGCACCTACATGGTGACTCGTTTGTCAACGTAAACTATCGTCTTTTAGTGGATGATCGTTTTGACTACCCAGAACAAAGCAATGATCCCAACATTCCTGTggatcaagaaaagattcTCAGAGTCATAGTACCAAAGGGTCAGAATTGTTCTATTTGCCTCAGCGAAGAACCGGTAGCTCCAAGGATGGTTACCTGTGGTCACATTTTTTGTCTAAGCTGTcttttgaactttttttccatcgAAGAAAccatcaaaaataaagaaactggatatacaaagaaaaagaaatataaaGAATGCCCTCTTTGCGGAAGTATTATTGGCCCTAAGAGAGTAAAACCTGTTTTGTATGAGGATAGATTTGATGTCGCCAGGCTGCACAATAGACCTGAACCCGGTGCCACCGTAAACCTACAGTTGATGTGCAAGCCGCACGGTTCGCTATTACCTTTACCAGTGGAACTACACCTGGATCCGCTAAAATGTGGCGATTTCCCTCCTGCAAGTTTAGGATCGATTAAACATTACGCGCACATCATGAAATGTGATGTATCGTATTCTTTAGAGCTTTATCAAAGGGATATTGATGCTATCCAAGAGCAATACGAGATTGACAAGGCCATTTATAATGATAGTGGAAAATTCGTTAAGCGGTCTGTTGAAAACATCAATGACCAGATCTCGACTTTACTAGCAGCAACTACTGAGTCAAACCCAGCTTCTAACGATATTAACGACGGCTTGGCAAATTTCCATTTCgatgatgatattttgagTAAGTACGATGATACATCTGcttatttcttttatcaGACTTTGGTGGCATCATCTACAAAATACTATTTATCTCCATTAGATGTAAAAATTCTGCTGACTATTTTTCACCAATATTCCAAATTTCCAGAGAATATCGAAACAACAATTGAGAACATACATTACGACACAGTGGTTACTGAACAGTTGATTCGCCGCTACAAGTACATTGGCCATCTTCCAATAGGTACTGAGATTGCTCTTGTAGATTTAGACTGGCGTAAAATACAGTTCATCCCTAGAGAAATTTATGAACAGTTCGCTCATGAATTAAAACAACGTCGAAGAAAGTTCACGatgaaaaagcaaaaagaagacaaggaaaagaaactgtatgaaaaaaaactggagCAAGAACATGCTGAGTTTTACAGGAAGGAAAATGGAAACCCGCTTAAGTTTGAAGATTCTGTACAGATGGCTACCAATTACGATTCCATTATGAATTCACCAATCCCCTTAAATTCATTAGGATATTCCGTTCTGGGGTCACAAGAAAAGGTTTCCTCTGTcccttcaaagaaaaagcctTCCCATACGGAAAGAACAATTTGGGGAACGTCAATTGCAGTGACAGAAGATGAAAGGGCttcaaaggaaaacaaggaATTTCAAGACATGTTACTGCAGCGGATGAGGCAAGAAGACGTTCCGGATGCCACAGATTCTACCGATTCTCCACCCACTAGTAATGGCAGAAaggccaagaagaaaaaggggAAGGTCATGCTATTCAGCAGTAACCATCAAGCTCTCGGCTAG
- the ATG17 gene encoding protein kinase regulatory subunit ATG17, translating to MSEADVKKFVNNARKTLTDAQLLCSNANQRIVNIKKKISSWQLSISKLNFLIVGLREQGKFLYVTILKEGIGKKLIQKEWNQVVLVALVDEMKYWQNKINTKVARLDGIVNELNRTQKDDTNHPKLGDYISRENINLLNEKLKEVPVIERQIENIKFQYENMVRKVHKELIEAKLADTTRKFQSEFGIGKSLETDVAEQFSKELTDLERDLVEILNSLTQHFDKTLLLQEENAGNKEHADLFKVVEDDDQELFNITKTLHEIIDDVDKTIYNLNQFLEEKIKQKTEIHTEVSEIISDFNRNLEYLVIFKDISNLIDTFKNSCTEDIQITTELCEFYDSFEKSYGNLISEAKRRKEVANKMRTILEDCEIQLQDLNAQDQKERQNFIADNGNYLPETIWPGKIDDFSSLYTFEYNVKDP from the coding sequence ATGAGTGAAGCAGatgttaaaaaatttgttaatAATGCTAGAAAAACCCTGACCGATGCTCAACTTTTATGTTCAAATGCTAATCAAAGGATTGTtaatatcaagaaaaagatatcaTCCTGGCAGTTGAGTATTTCTAAGctcaatttcttgattgTTGGCCTGAGAGAGCAAGGCAAGTTTCTTTATGTGACTATACTCAAGGAAGGTATTgggaagaaattgattcaGAAAGAATGGAATCAAGTTGTCCTCGTGGCCCTGGTTGATGAGATGAAGTACTGGCAGAACAAAATCAATACTAAAGTAGCAAGATTGGATGGTATAGTCAATGAGCTAAATAGAACGCAAAAGGATGATACAAATCATCCTAAGTTAGGGGATTATATCTCAAGGGAGAACATCAACTTattgaatgaaaaactaaaaGAGGTACCGGTAATTGAACGtcaaatagaaaatatcaagtTTCAATACGAGAACATGGTCAGAAAAGTTCACAAAGAATTGATTGAAGCTAAATTAGCTGACACAACACGGAAATTCCAAAGCGAATTCGGAATAGGTAAGTCCTTGGAAACAGATGTGGCAGAGCAATTTAGTAAGGAATTAACAGATCTTGAAAGAGACTTGGtagaaattttgaactcTCTGACACAACATTTTGACAAAACTCTGTTATTACAAGAGGAGAACGCAGGAAACAAAGAACATGCCGACTTGTTTAAAGTGgtggaagatgatgatCAAGAGTTATTTAACATAACTAAGACGTTACATGAAATAAttgatgatgttgataAGACAATATACAATCTGAATCAATttctggaagaaaaaataaaacaaaagacaGAAATACATACTGAGGTCTCTGAAATAATAAGCGATTTTAACAGAAATTTAGAGTATCTGGTAATCTTTAAAGACATATCAAACCTTATTGATACCTTCAAGAATTCCTGTACAGAAGATATTCAAATAACAACAGAACTTTGTGAATTTTACGacagttttgaaaaaagctATGGTAATTTGATTTCTGAAGCAaagagaaggaaagaaGTGGCAAATAAAATGAGAACTATATTGGAAGATTGCGAGATACAGTTACAGGACTTAAATGCTCAAGACCAGAAAGAACGACAAAATTTTATTGCGGATAATGGGAATTACCTTCCAGAGACAATATGGCCCGGTAAAATTGACGATTTCTCTTCCTTATACACTTTTGAATACAACGTCAAGGATCCTTAA